In Pseudomonas fluorescens, one genomic interval encodes:
- a CDS encoding HAAAP family serine/threonine permease, with protein MNDQANSVDARYEAAAPAELSSWNRHDTTWMLGLFGTAIGAGTLFLPINAGLGGFWPLVILALLAFPMTFFAHRGLTRFVLSGREGADITEVVEQHFGIKAGALITLLYFFAIFPILLIYSVGLTNTVASFLEHQLHITPPPRALLSFVLILGLLAVVRCGEQAIVKAMSLMVYPFIVALLFLAVYLIPHWNGGILTTASQVPAPSALLHTLWLAIPVMVFSFNHSPIISAFAVDQKRRYGANAEQRSSQILCRAHLLMVVMVLFFVFSCVLTLSPEQLAEAKAQNLSILSYLANHFSNPAIAFAAPLIAFVAISKSFLGHYIGASEGLKGLIVKSGKRPGAKALDRIVAAFMLVVCWIVATLNPSILGMIEAVGGPVIAAILFLMPMYAIRKVPAMARYRGQASNVFVTLVGLVAISAVIYSLTA; from the coding sequence ATGAATGATCAGGCCAATAGCGTCGACGCACGCTATGAAGCGGCAGCACCAGCTGAACTGTCGAGCTGGAATCGCCATGACACCACGTGGATGTTGGGACTGTTCGGGACGGCCATTGGCGCCGGTACCCTGTTTTTGCCGATCAACGCGGGTCTGGGTGGCTTCTGGCCGCTGGTGATCCTCGCGCTGCTGGCCTTCCCGATGACATTCTTCGCTCACCGCGGCCTGACCCGCTTCGTGCTCTCCGGTCGCGAAGGCGCCGACATCACCGAGGTGGTCGAGCAGCATTTCGGCATCAAGGCCGGCGCGCTGATCACCCTGCTGTACTTCTTCGCCATCTTCCCGATCCTGCTGATCTACAGCGTCGGCCTGACCAACACGGTCGCCAGCTTCCTCGAACACCAACTGCACATCACGCCGCCGCCGCGCGCGCTGCTGTCGTTCGTGCTGATCCTCGGCCTGCTGGCCGTGGTGCGTTGCGGCGAGCAGGCGATCGTCAAGGCGATGAGCCTGATGGTGTATCCGTTCATCGTCGCGTTGCTGTTCCTCGCGGTGTACCTGATTCCGCACTGGAATGGCGGCATTCTCACCACCGCTTCGCAAGTGCCGGCACCGTCGGCACTGCTGCACACACTGTGGCTGGCGATTCCGGTGATGGTGTTCTCGTTCAACCACTCGCCGATCATCTCGGCCTTCGCGGTGGACCAGAAGCGTCGTTACGGTGCCAATGCGGAGCAGCGCAGCTCGCAGATCCTCTGCCGCGCCCACCTGCTGATGGTGGTGATGGTGCTGTTCTTCGTCTTCAGTTGCGTGCTGACCCTGTCGCCGGAACAACTGGCCGAAGCCAAGGCGCAGAATCTGTCGATCCTGTCGTACCTGGCCAACCACTTCAGCAATCCGGCCATCGCTTTTGCGGCGCCGTTGATTGCCTTTGTGGCGATTTCCAAGTCGTTCCTCGGCCACTACATCGGTGCCAGCGAAGGCCTCAAGGGCCTGATCGTCAAGAGCGGCAAGCGTCCGGGCGCCAAAGCGCTGGATCGTATCGTGGCGGCGTTCATGCTGGTGGTGTGCTGGATCGTTGCAACCCTGAACCCGAGCATTCTCGGGATGATCGAGGCCGTCGGCGGTCCGGTGATTGCGGCGATCCTGTTCCTGATGCCGATGTACGCGATTCGTAAAGTACCGGCGATGGCGCGCTATCGCGGTCAGGCGTCGAACGTATTCGTTACCCTGGTCGGTCTGGTGGCCATTTCGGCGGTGATTTATTCGCTGACGGCGTAA
- a CDS encoding SulP family inorganic anion transporter — protein sequence MSSAPQSVEPPNRWQDILAGLSIAGLLLPEAVAYSTIAALAPQAGVIALFAGLLCYGLFGTSRFAIVSATSSSAAVLAAATATMVNGDPQLRATLAVGLVLVTGGLFLLAGIFRFGSVTAFIAKPVLRGFAFGLALTIILKQVASVVGVHLTDANLVRFAPQLLEQLPQWNWPAAAVAAVSLVLLGLFSRFPRVPGGLLVVVIGIVAGQWLNLPAYGVNMIGLIDLSLEVPSLPVLPFADWLRLGEVGFALVMILYAESYGSISSFALKHGDRVTSNRDLLALGAANLLSGLFHGMPAGAGYSATSANEAAGATSRWAGGVAALVVLVIVLTVLPWIALTPEPILAAIVVHALARGLSLQPLGRYFVWRRDRVLVLCAVGAVLVLGILDGLLVSVAISVLLMLKQMSAADIQVLGRIDGGHDFVDLQRHPTAVTEPGVLIVRPSEALFFANVERVLGAALHLIRHSDVALHTVILSLEETPDLDGTSIEAIQEFFLRVHQEGKRLILARLKHEALAVLEALPEVQANGVTLSGLSVDGAVRQALKLNT from the coding sequence TTGTCGAGCGCGCCCCAATCTGTAGAGCCCCCCAATCGCTGGCAGGATATCCTCGCCGGTCTGTCGATTGCCGGTCTGCTATTACCCGAAGCGGTCGCCTATTCGACCATCGCCGCACTGGCGCCCCAGGCCGGGGTGATTGCGCTGTTTGCCGGGTTGCTGTGCTATGGGTTGTTTGGCACCAGCCGCTTTGCCATTGTCTCGGCCACGTCTTCGTCAGCAGCGGTGCTGGCGGCGGCCACCGCGACCATGGTCAATGGCGACCCGCAGTTACGCGCGACGCTGGCGGTCGGGTTGGTGCTGGTCACCGGTGGGCTGTTCTTGCTGGCGGGGATCTTTCGTTTCGGCAGCGTCACTGCGTTTATCGCCAAACCGGTGCTGCGCGGCTTCGCCTTCGGCCTCGCGCTGACCATCATCCTCAAGCAGGTCGCCAGTGTGGTCGGTGTGCATCTGACCGATGCCAATCTGGTGCGCTTCGCCCCGCAACTGCTCGAACAACTGCCGCAGTGGAACTGGCCGGCGGCGGCCGTCGCAGCGGTGTCGCTGGTGCTTTTGGGACTGTTCTCGCGCTTTCCACGGGTGCCAGGCGGTTTGCTGGTGGTGGTGATCGGCATCGTCGCCGGACAATGGCTGAACCTTCCGGCGTATGGCGTGAACATGATTGGCTTGATCGACCTGAGCCTGGAGGTGCCAAGCCTGCCGGTGCTGCCGTTTGCCGACTGGCTGCGGCTGGGGGAGGTGGGGTTTGCGCTGGTGATGATTCTGTACGCCGAGTCGTACGGCTCGATCAGTTCGTTCGCCCTCAAGCACGGTGATCGTGTGACCTCCAACCGCGATCTGCTGGCGCTCGGCGCAGCGAACTTGTTGTCCGGATTGTTCCATGGCATGCCGGCGGGGGCCGGGTATTCGGCAACGTCGGCGAACGAGGCCGCTGGCGCGACTTCTCGCTGGGCCGGTGGGGTGGCGGCGCTGGTGGTGCTGGTGATCGTGCTGACGGTGCTGCCGTGGATCGCCCTGACACCGGAGCCGATTCTGGCGGCCATCGTGGTTCATGCGCTGGCGCGGGGCTTGAGTCTGCAGCCGCTGGGGCGCTATTTCGTCTGGCGCCGGGATCGGGTGCTGGTGTTGTGCGCGGTGGGGGCGGTGTTGGTGCTGGGCATTCTCGACGGCTTGCTGGTGTCGGTGGCCATCAGCGTGTTGCTGATGCTCAAACAGATGTCGGCGGCGGACATTCAGGTGCTCGGTCGGATCGACGGCGGCCATGATTTTGTCGATCTGCAGCGTCACCCAACGGCGGTGACTGAGCCGGGAGTGCTGATTGTGCGGCCCAGTGAGGCGTTGTTCTTTGCTAACGTCGAGCGAGTTCTTGGTGCAGCTTTGCACTTGATTCGTCATTCGGACGTGGCGCTGCACACGGTGATTCTCAGTCTGGAGGAAACCCCGGATCTGGACGGCACCAGCATTGAGGCGATCCAGGAGTTCTTCCTGCGGGTGCATCAGGAGGGCAAGCGCCTGATTCTGGCGCGACTCAAGCATGAGGCGCTGGCCGTGTTGGAGGCGTTGCCTGAAGTGCAAGCAAATGGCGTGACGCTTAGCGGGCTGAGCGTTGATGGCGCGGTCCGGCAAGCCCTCAAACTCAACACTTAA
- the acnB gene encoding bifunctional aconitate hydratase 2/2-methylisocitrate dehydratase, producing the protein MLEAYRKHIEERAALGIVPQPLNAEQTAGLVELLKNPPAGEEAFLVDLITNRVPPGVDEAAYVKAGFLSALAKGEVTSPLLDKKRAVELLGTMQGGYNIVTLVELLDNAELAPVAAEELKHTLLMFDAFHDVAEKAKNGNVHAKAVLQSWADGEWFKKRPVLADKISLRVFKVTGETNTDDLSPAPDAWSRPDIPLHALAMLKMARDGIVPDEQGKTGPMKQIEEMRGQGFPIAYVGDVVGTGSSRKSATNSVLWFFGDDIPYVPNKRAGGFCFGSKIAPIFYNTMEDAGALPIEFDVSNMNMGDVIDLYPHAGKVCKHGTDEVITTFEMKTPVLLDEVRAGGRIPLIIGRGLTEKARAELGLPAFDLFKKPEAPAESTKGFTLAQKMVGKACGLAEGKGVRPGTYCEPKMTTVGSQDTTGPMTRDELKDLACLGFSADLVMQSFCHTAAYPKPIDVTTHHTLPDFIMTRGGVSLRPGDGIIHSWLNRMLLPDTVGTGGDSHTRFPMGISFPAGSGLVAFAAATGVMPLDMPESILVRFKGKMKPGITLRDLVHAIPYFAIQNGLLTVEKKGKKNAFSGRILEIEGLEGLTLEQAFELSDASAERSAAGCTIKLSKESITEYLQSNITLLRWMIGEGYGDARTLERRAQAMEAWIANPELMEADADAEYAEVIEIDLADINEPVLCAPNDPDDARLLSSVAGEKIDEVFIGSCMTNIGHFRAAGKLLDQVKGQLPTRLWLSPPTKMDAHQLTEEGYYGIYGKAGARMEMPGCSLCMGNQARVEPNSTVVSTSTRNFPNRLGDGANVYLASAELASVASILGRLPTVEEYMEYAGKIDSMAADVYRYLSFDQIAEFREAAANAKIPVVQA; encoded by the coding sequence GTGCTTGAAGCCTACCGCAAACATATCGAAGAGCGTGCAGCCCTGGGTATCGTTCCCCAGCCGCTTAACGCCGAACAAACTGCAGGCCTGGTCGAGCTGCTGAAGAATCCTCCGGCTGGCGAAGAAGCTTTCCTCGTTGACCTGATCACCAATCGCGTACCACCAGGAGTGGACGAAGCCGCTTACGTCAAAGCCGGTTTCCTGTCGGCCCTGGCCAAAGGCGAAGTCACCTCCCCTCTGCTGGACAAGAAGCGTGCTGTAGAACTGCTCGGCACCATGCAGGGCGGCTACAACATCGTGACTCTGGTTGAACTGCTGGACAACGCCGAGCTGGCGCCAGTGGCTGCCGAAGAACTCAAGCACACCCTGCTGATGTTCGATGCCTTCCACGACGTGGCTGAAAAAGCCAAGAACGGCAACGTTCACGCCAAGGCCGTGCTGCAATCCTGGGCTGACGGCGAGTGGTTCAAGAAGCGTCCTGTCCTGGCCGACAAGATCAGCCTGCGCGTATTCAAGGTCACCGGCGAAACCAACACCGACGACCTGTCGCCTGCACCAGACGCCTGGTCGCGTCCTGACATCCCGCTGCACGCCCTGGCCATGCTGAAAATGGCCCGTGACGGCATCGTTCCGGACGAGCAAGGCAAGACCGGCCCGATGAAGCAGATCGAAGAAATGCGCGGTCAAGGCTTCCCGATCGCCTACGTCGGTGACGTGGTCGGTACCGGTTCCTCGCGTAAATCGGCGACCAACTCGGTGCTGTGGTTCTTCGGCGACGACATCCCTTACGTGCCGAACAAGCGCGCTGGCGGTTTCTGCTTCGGCAGCAAAATCGCTCCGATCTTCTACAACACCATGGAAGATGCCGGCGCACTGCCAATCGAGTTCGACGTGTCGAACATGAACATGGGCGACGTGATCGACCTGTACCCGCACGCTGGCAAAGTCTGCAAGCACGGTACCGACGAAGTCATCACCACCTTCGAAATGAAGACCCCTGTGCTGCTGGACGAAGTCCGTGCCGGCGGTCGTATTCCGCTGATCATCGGCCGTGGCCTGACCGAGAAGGCTCGTGCCGAACTGGGTCTGCCGGCATTCGATCTGTTCAAGAAGCCGGAAGCACCGGCTGAAAGCACCAAGGGCTTCACCCTGGCGCAGAAAATGGTCGGCAAGGCGTGCGGTCTCGCGGAAGGCAAAGGCGTTCGTCCTGGCACCTACTGCGAACCGAAGATGACCACCGTGGGCTCTCAGGACACCACCGGTCCGATGACCCGTGACGAACTGAAAGACCTGGCGTGCCTGGGCTTCTCCGCTGACCTGGTGATGCAGTCCTTCTGCCACACCGCGGCGTATCCGAAGCCGATCGACGTGACCACCCACCACACCCTGCCTGACTTCATCATGACCCGCGGCGGCGTTTCCCTGCGTCCGGGCGACGGCATCATCCACTCGTGGCTGAACCGCATGCTGCTGCCGGACACCGTGGGTACCGGTGGTGACTCGCACACCCGTTTCCCGATGGGCATCTCGTTCCCGGCCGGTTCCGGTTTGGTCGCGTTCGCCGCTGCCACCGGTGTCATGCCGCTGGACATGCCGGAATCGATCCTGGTGCGCTTCAAAGGCAAAATGAAACCTGGCATCACCCTGCGTGACCTGGTTCATGCCATTCCTTACTTCGCCATCCAGAACGGTCTGCTGACCGTCGAGAAGAAAGGCAAGAAAAACGCCTTCTCCGGCCGCATCCTGGAGATCGAAGGCCTGGAAGGTCTGACCCTGGAACAGGCGTTCGAACTGTCCGACGCCTCGGCCGAACGTTCGGCTGCCGGTTGCACCATCAAGCTGTCGAAAGAGTCGATCACCGAGTACCTGCAGTCCAACATCACCCTGCTGCGCTGGATGATCGGCGAAGGCTACGGCGATGCACGTACCCTGGAACGTCGCGCGCAAGCGATGGAAGCCTGGATCGCCAACCCTGAGCTGATGGAAGCCGATGCCGACGCCGAATACGCCGAAGTCATCGAAATCGATCTGGCCGACATCAACGAGCCGGTACTGTGCGCGCCGAACGATCCGGACGACGCCCGTCTGCTGTCCAGCGTCGCTGGCGAGAAGATCGACGAAGTGTTCATCGGTTCGTGCATGACCAACATCGGTCACTTCCGCGCTGCCGGTAAACTGCTGGATCAGGTCAAAGGTCAGCTGCCAACCCGTCTGTGGCTGTCGCCGCCGACCAAGATGGACGCTCACCAACTGACCGAAGAAGGCTACTACGGCATTTACGGCAAGGCTGGCGCACGCATGGAAATGCCAGGCTGCTCGCTGTGCATGGGTAACCAGGCACGCGTTGAGCCGAACAGCACCGTGGTCTCGACGTCGACCCGTAACTTCCCGAACCGTCTGGGCGACGGCGCGAACGTCTACCTGGCTTCGGCCGAGCTGGCGTCCGTGGCTTCGATCCTGGGTCGCCTGCCGACCGTCGAGGAGTACATGGAATACGCTGGCAAGATCGACAGCATGGCGGCCGATGTCTACCGCTACCTGTCCTTCGACCAGATCGCCGAGTTCCGTGAAGCTGCTGCGAACGCCAAGATTCCAGTCGTTCAAGCCTAA
- a CDS encoding DUF1289 domain-containing protein, with protein sequence MPNQTIKTPCVGLCSTVYGDLVCRGCKRFHHEVIHWNGYGEEEKRAVWLRLEQLLSQVMASKVEIFDSARLRQQLEQRKIRFVPHQSEYCWAYQLIARGARVIINLEAYGMVLLPEFRDWNLPALRDAIDREFFLLSEAHYQRYIAPGFLKDVFGA encoded by the coding sequence ATGCCCAATCAGACCATCAAGACCCCCTGCGTCGGCCTCTGCTCCACTGTTTACGGAGATCTGGTGTGCCGTGGCTGCAAGCGTTTCCACCACGAAGTGATCCACTGGAATGGTTACGGCGAGGAGGAAAAGCGTGCGGTGTGGTTGCGTCTGGAGCAATTGCTGTCACAAGTGATGGCGAGCAAGGTCGAGATCTTCGATTCGGCGCGGCTGCGCCAACAGCTGGAGCAGCGCAAGATCCGCTTCGTGCCGCATCAGTCGGAATATTGCTGGGCCTATCAGCTGATTGCGCGCGGGGCGCGGGTGATCATTAATCTGGAAGCCTATGGGATGGTGTTGCTGCCGGAGTTCCGCGACTGGAACCTGCCGGCGTTGCGCGATGCCATTGATCGGGAATTTTTCCTGCTGTCGGAAGCGCATTATCAGCGCTACATCGCCCCGGGCTTCCTCAAGGACGTCTTTGGCGCCTGA
- a CDS encoding universal stress protein, with translation MQAIRSILVVIEPEHSESLALKRAKLIAGVTQAHLHLLVCDRKHDHAGMLGVLKAALLADGYSATTEQAWNESLHETIIDVQQAEGCGLVVKQHYPDSALKKALLTPADWKLLRHCPTPVLLVKTSTSWKDRVILAAVDVGNADGEHRHLHTTIIDHGYDIASLAKAHLHVITAHPSPMLSAADPTFQLKETIEAKYREQCKAFQAEFDVDDEHLHIEEGPADVLIPFMAHKLQAAVTVIGTVARTGLSGALIGNTAEVVLDALESDVLVLKPEEIEDHLVELAVKH, from the coding sequence ATGCAAGCCATTCGCAGCATTCTGGTGGTCATCGAACCCGAACATTCGGAAAGCCTGGCGCTCAAGCGCGCCAAGTTGATCGCCGGCGTGACCCAGGCCCATCTGCACCTGCTGGTGTGCGACCGCAAGCACGACCACGCCGGCATGCTCGGCGTGCTCAAAGCCGCGCTGCTGGCGGATGGCTACAGCGCGACCACCGAACAGGCGTGGAACGAGAGCCTGCATGAAACCATCATCGATGTGCAGCAGGCCGAAGGCTGCGGGCTGGTGGTCAAGCAGCACTATCCCGACAGTGCGCTGAAAAAGGCCCTGCTGACGCCGGCCGACTGGAAACTGCTGCGGCACTGCCCGACCCCGGTGCTATTGGTAAAAACATCCACTTCCTGGAAAGACCGGGTGATTCTTGCGGCTGTGGACGTGGGCAATGCCGATGGCGAACACCGGCATTTGCACACCACGATCATTGATCACGGCTACGACATTGCCAGCCTCGCCAAGGCGCATCTGCATGTGATCACGGCGCATCCGTCACCCATGCTCTCGGCGGCGGATCCGACCTTTCAACTCAAGGAAACCATCGAGGCGAAATACCGCGAGCAGTGCAAGGCGTTTCAGGCCGAGTTCGATGTGGACGACGAACACCTGCACATCGAGGAAGGCCCGGCCGACGTGCTGATCCCATTCATGGCGCACAAGCTGCAGGCGGCGGTGACGGTGATCGGCACTGTGGCGCGCACCGGGTTGTCAGGCGCACTGATCGGCAATACCGCCGAAGTGGTGCTGGATGCCCTGGAAAGCGACGTGCTGGTGCTCAAGCCGGAGGAGATTGAAGATCATCTGGTGGAGTTGGCGGTGAAGCATTAG
- a CDS encoding tRNA-(ms[2]io[6]A)-hydroxylase yields MILPEIHEFLGCRTPDAWVQAALADQETLLIDHKNCEFKAASTALSLIAKYHSHVDLINMMSRLAREELVHHEQVMRIMKRRKIELRQLHAGRYASGLRKVVRSHEPVKLVDTLVVGAFIEARSCERFEALVPHLDEELGKFYFGLLKSEARHFQGYLKLAYQYGDAKDIAQVIDKVRAAEQELIESPDEEFRFHSGVPAAA; encoded by the coding sequence ATGATCCTTCCCGAAATCCACGAATTCCTTGGCTGCCGCACGCCCGACGCCTGGGTCCAGGCGGCACTGGCCGATCAGGAAACCCTGCTGATCGACCACAAGAACTGCGAGTTCAAGGCCGCCAGTACCGCGTTGAGCCTGATTGCCAAGTACCATTCCCACGTCGACCTGATCAACATGATGTCGCGTCTGGCCCGGGAAGAGCTGGTGCACCACGAACAAGTCATGCGCATCATGAAACGCCGCAAGATCGAGCTGCGCCAGTTGCACGCCGGGCGTTACGCCTCGGGCCTGCGCAAAGTGGTGCGCAGCCATGAGCCGGTGAAACTGGTGGATACGCTGGTGGTCGGCGCATTTATCGAAGCGCGCAGTTGCGAGCGTTTCGAAGCGCTGGTGCCGCATCTGGACGAAGAACTCGGCAAGTTCTATTTCGGCCTGCTGAAAAGCGAGGCGCGGCACTTTCAGGGTTATCTGAAACTGGCTTACCAGTACGGCGACGCGAAGGACATCGCTCAGGTGATCGACAAGGTGCGTGCGGCCGAGCAGGAGCTGATCGAGTCGCCGGACGAAGAGTTCCGCTTCCACAGTGGTGTGCCGGCCGCGGCCTGA
- a CDS encoding response regulator — protein sequence MDNLGFGKVLLVEDDERLATLIAHFLEQHGYEVRAVHRGDLAVAAFLEFQPKVVVLDLMLPGQSGLHVCREIRSVSDTPIVILTAKEDDLDHILGLESGADDYVIKPIKPPVLLARLRALQRRQMPEAGVVSALEFGRLSIDRSCREVRLAGEIIEMTTMEFELLWLLASAAGKTLSRDDILNRMRGIAFDGLNRSVDVYISKLRNKLKDNPREPVCIKTVWGKGYLFNPFAWEL from the coding sequence ATGGATAACCTGGGTTTTGGCAAAGTCCTGCTGGTCGAAGACGATGAGCGTCTGGCCACGTTGATTGCGCACTTTCTCGAACAACATGGCTACGAGGTGCGCGCGGTGCATCGCGGTGATCTGGCAGTGGCCGCGTTTCTCGAGTTCCAGCCCAAAGTGGTGGTGCTCGACCTGATGCTGCCGGGGCAGAGCGGCCTGCACGTGTGCCGGGAAATCCGCAGCGTGTCGGACACGCCAATTGTCATCCTTACCGCCAAGGAAGACGACCTCGACCATATTCTCGGCCTGGAATCCGGCGCCGACGACTACGTGATCAAACCGATCAAACCGCCGGTACTGCTCGCTCGGCTGCGCGCCTTGCAGCGGCGGCAGATGCCGGAAGCCGGCGTGGTCAGTGCGCTGGAGTTCGGACGCTTGAGCATCGATCGCAGCTGTCGCGAAGTGCGTCTGGCCGGCGAGATCATCGAAATGACCACCATGGAATTCGAGCTGCTGTGGTTGCTGGCCAGCGCCGCCGGCAAGACCCTGTCCCGCGATGACATCCTCAATCGCATGCGCGGTATCGCTTTTGACGGGCTCAACCGCAGCGTCGACGTGTACATCAGCAAGTTGCGCAACAAACTCAAGGACAACCCACGCGAACCGGTGTGCATCAAGACCGTGTGGGGCAAGGGGTATCTGTTCAATCCGTTCGCGTGGGAGCTGTAG
- a CDS encoding ATP-binding protein has translation MLRLFLGLFLVMTVGLVLALQTVERTFDALLDYQMQDYNREAVRGQAWTLGELLRNLDSPAREKQLQALRPHYGLGLTLVDADQLALSDEEKAELAQGLLVIRDKYTQYISAIDGGSQLLSIRLPAEPSLMPFYIAGAYLMIAVLIGCVLFFWVRPHWRDLEKLRLAAERFGDNDLSVRIQLSKRSNIRDLAEHFNLMAARIESLIANQRELTNAVSHELRTPIARLSFELDQLKQQPDASQNRELIADMYADLGELEEMVSELLTYASLERGATVIKCENIQAANWLDSVVGSVALEAEAAGVQLLIGDCLLDTVRIEPRFMARAVINLLRNAIRYAEQRVEVTLVRSGDYYEVRVNDDGPGVPVEGREKIFEPFSRLDASRDRRTGGFGLGLALVRRVSQSHGGQVEVGESVWGGASFRMTWAHLD, from the coding sequence ATGCTGCGGTTATTCCTCGGGCTGTTTCTGGTGATGACGGTGGGCCTGGTCCTGGCCCTGCAAACTGTCGAGCGTACGTTCGATGCCTTGCTCGACTATCAGATGCAGGACTACAACCGCGAGGCGGTGCGTGGTCAGGCCTGGACGCTGGGGGAGTTGCTGCGCAACCTCGACAGCCCGGCCCGTGAAAAACAATTGCAGGCCCTGCGCCCGCACTATGGCCTGGGGTTGACCTTGGTCGACGCCGATCAACTGGCGCTCAGCGACGAGGAAAAAGCCGAGCTGGCTCAAGGCTTGCTGGTGATCCGCGACAAATACACCCAATACATTTCAGCCATCGACGGCGGCTCGCAACTGCTCAGCATTCGCTTGCCCGCCGAACCCAGCCTGATGCCGTTCTACATTGCCGGTGCCTACTTGATGATCGCCGTGCTGATCGGCTGTGTGTTGTTTTTCTGGGTGCGTCCGCACTGGCGCGATCTGGAAAAACTGCGTCTGGCCGCCGAGCGCTTTGGCGACAACGACCTGTCGGTGCGCATTCAACTGTCCAAGCGCTCGAACATTCGCGATCTGGCTGAACACTTCAACCTGATGGCGGCGCGCATCGAGAGTTTGATCGCCAATCAGCGTGAGCTGACCAACGCGGTGTCCCACGAACTGCGCACGCCGATTGCGCGATTGTCGTTCGAACTCGACCAGCTCAAGCAACAGCCGGACGCCAGCCAGAACCGCGAACTGATCGCCGACATGTACGCCGACCTTGGCGAGCTGGAAGAAATGGTCTCCGAGCTGCTGACCTACGCCAGCCTCGAACGTGGCGCGACGGTGATCAAGTGCGAAAACATTCAAGCGGCCAACTGGCTCGACAGCGTGGTCGGCAGTGTGGCGCTGGAGGCGGAAGCGGCGGGGGTGCAGTTGCTGATTGGTGATTGCCTGCTCGACACCGTGCGCATCGAGCCGCGGTTCATGGCGCGGGCGGTGATCAATCTGCTGCGCAACGCCATTCGTTATGCCGAGCAGCGAGTCGAAGTGACGCTGGTGCGCAGCGGCGATTACTACGAAGTGCGGGTCAACGACGACGGCCCGGGTGTGCCGGTGGAAGGTCGGGAGAAAATCTTCGAGCCGTTCTCGCGGCTGGATGCCAGTCGCGACCGTCGTACCGGCGGTTTCGGCCTGGGTCTGGCGCTGGTGCGGCGGGTGTCGCAGTCTCATGGCGGGCAGGTCGAGGTCGGGGAATCAGTGTGGGGTGGGGCGTCGTTCCGGATGACCTGGGCGCATCTGGACTGA
- a CDS encoding GFA family protein — translation MHLEGSCHCGAVTFSLTSAHPYPYQRCYCSICRKTQGGGGYAINLGGDAASLKVQGRKHISIYHAKMKEAGEKRAHRSTAERHFCSQCGSGLWLFSPEWPELIHPFASAIDTPLPVPPQHTHLMLGSKAPWVEVDAKPKDKQFAVYPEESIAQWHERLGLVK, via the coding sequence ATGCACCTCGAAGGCTCCTGCCATTGCGGCGCCGTCACTTTCAGCCTGACCAGCGCCCATCCCTACCCCTATCAACGCTGCTACTGCTCGATCTGCCGCAAGACTCAAGGCGGTGGCGGCTATGCGATCAACCTCGGTGGCGATGCGGCCAGCCTCAAGGTTCAGGGGCGCAAGCACATCAGCATCTACCACGCGAAGATGAAGGAAGCAGGTGAAAAACGTGCCCATCGCAGCACCGCCGAGCGGCATTTCTGCTCACAGTGCGGCAGCGGCTTGTGGCTGTTCAGCCCGGAATGGCCGGAGTTGATTCATCCATTCGCCTCGGCCATCGATACGCCACTGCCGGTGCCGCCGCAGCACACGCATTTGATGCTGGGGTCGAAGGCGCCCTGGGTCGAGGTGGATGCGAAACCCAAGGACAAGCAGTTTGCGGTGTATCCCGAGGAGTCGATTGCGCAGTGGCATGAGCGGTTGGGATTGGTCAAATGA